From the Oryza glaberrima chromosome 5, OglaRS2, whole genome shotgun sequence genome, one window contains:
- the LOC127773788 gene encoding hexokinase-7: MVAAAVAAAEQVVAALREECATPAARLDGVAAAMAGEMAAGLAEEGGSKIKMIVSYVDNLPNGTEEGLFYALDLGGTNFRVLRVQLAGKERRVVKRESREVSIPPHLMSGNSSELFGFIASALAKFVADEGHNAVFNDRQRELGFTFSFPVRQTSIASGTLIKWTKAFSIDDAVGEDVVAELQMAMEKQGLDMRVSALINDTVGTLAAGSYYDEDVVVGVILGTGSNAAYLEKANAIPKLEGELPKSGNMVINTEWGNFSSSCLPITEYDEALDKESLNPGEQIFEKLISGMYLGEIVRRVLLKISLQSSIFGNLDQTKLKTRFILRTPDISAMHHDGTPDLRIVAEKLADNLKITDTSLETRKMVVEICDIVTRRSARLAAAGIVGILRKIGRGVPGDKRKSVIAIDGGLYEHYTEFRQCLETTLTELLGEEASKSVAVKLANDGSGLGAALIAAAHSQYLN; this comes from the exons atggtggcggcggcggtggcggcggcggagcaggtggtggcggcgctgcgggaggagtgcgcgacgccggcggcgcggctggatggggtggcggcggcgatggccggcgagatggcggcggggttggcggaggagggcggcagCAAGATCAAGATGATCGTTTCCTACGTCGACAACCTCCCCAATGG GACCGAAGAGGGCTTGTTCTACGCGCTGGATCTTGGGGGAACAAACTTCCGAGTCCTGCGTGTGCAGCTTGCTGGAAAGGAGAGACGGGTCGTGAAGCGCGAGTCGAGGGAGGTCTCGATCCCTCCCCATCTCATGTCCGGCAACTCCTCG GAGCTGTTTGGCTTCATCGCTTCCGCGTTAGCCAAGTTCGTCGCTGATGAAGGACATAATGCCGTGTTCAACGACAGGCAAAGGGAACTGGGGTTCACCTTCTCTTTCCCTGTGCGGCAAACATCGATTGCGTCTGGGACTCTTATCAAGTGGACCAAGGCGTTTTCTATTGATGATGCT GTAGGTGAAGATGTGGTGGCTGAATTGCAGATGGCCATGGAGAAGCAAGGTCTGGACATGCGCGTTTCCGCATTG ATCAATGACACTGTTGGGACATTGGCGGCAGGCAGCTACTACGACGAAGATGTTGTCGTCGGTGTGATCTTAGGCACTGGCTCAAACGCCGCATATCTTGAGAAGGCAAATGCTATCCCTAAGTTGGAAGGCGAGTTACCAAAATCAGGAAACATG GTTATTAATACAGAATGGGGTAACTTCTCCTCATCCTGTCTTCCAATAACAGAATATGATGAAGCACTAGATAAAGAGAGCTTAAACCCTGGAGAGCAG ATCTTCGAGAAATTGATTTCAGGAATGTATCTAGGTGAAATCGTAAGGAGAGTGCTTCTTAAAATATCTTTGCAGTCTTCAATTTTTGGCAATCTAGATCAGACCAAGCTCAAAACCCGCTTTATTCTGAG GACTCCTGATATTTCCGCGATGCATCATGATGGAACACCTGATCTCAGAATTGTGGCTGAAAAACTTGCAGATAACCTGAAG ATCACAGACACATCCTTAGAAACAAGGAAGATGGTTGTCGAAATCTGCGACATCGTCACCCGAAGATCAGCCCGGCTGGCTGCTGCTGGGATCGTAGGGATCCTGAGGAAGATCGGCAGAGGCGTCCCAGGCGACAAGCGGAAGTCGGTCATCGCCATCGACGGCGGTCTATATGAACATTACACCGAATTCCGGCAGTGCCTGGAGACCACGCTGACGGAGTTGCTCGGAGAAGAGGCGTCGAAGTCGGTGGCTGTCAAGCTTGCAAACGACGGGTCTGGCCTTGGAGCTGCCCTGATTGCAGCTGCTCATTCTCAGTACCTGAATTGA